TCGTGCCCTACTACCCGTACTTCACTTTCCTGCAGCCTCCGTTCGAACTCGCCCCTCAGCATCTACGCCTGCTCGACCAGGCCGTGACCATCCCGTCCGTGTCGACGGACGCGATCGCCGATGCCGCGAGATCGGCCGGCGTCGTGGTGTCCATCGGTGTCAACGAACGTGACGGCGGCACGCTGTACAACACGCAACTCTTGTTCGATGCCGACGGCGCACTGCTTCAACGGCGCCGCAAACTCACACCCACTTACCACGAAAAAATCCTCTGGGGCCAGGGCGACGCCTCCGGCCTACGCGCGGTCGACAGTGCAGTCGGACGAATCGGGCAATTGGCGTGCTGGGAGCACTATCACCCGCTGTTCCGGTACGCGTTGATCGCCGACGGCGAGCAGATCCACTCGTCGATGTTCCCTGGATCGTTCGGCGGACCGATCTTCGCCGATCAGACCGAGATCGCTGTTCGCAACCACGCCCTCGAGTCGGGAAGCTTCGTCGTCAACGCCACCGGGTGGCTCGACGCCGACCAGCGGGCTCAGATCGTCGCGGATACGGGCGGACCCGTCGGTCCGATCTCGGCGGGATCGTTCACCGCGATCGTGTCGCCGCTAGGTGAATTACTCACGGAGCCATTGGTTTCCGGAGAAGGTGAGGTGATTGCCGATCTCGACTTTTCCTTGATCGATCAACGGAAGTCGAAGATGGACGCCCGCGGGCACTACGGCCGCCCGGAGCTGCTCAGCCTGATGATCAACCGCAGCCCCGCACCTTACACACACGACATCAACATCGAGGAGGACGATCATGTCCGCATCTGAGCCGCAAGCAACCCCCTTCGACGGCGTCCGCCTTCGCTTCGACAGCACCAAGAGTTACGACAACCTCGTCGAGGCGGTGCTGGCCGATGTCGGCCACGAACCCGTGCCGATCGACGACATCGGGCAGCGCTTCGCAAGCTGGGAGTCCTACGAGCACGAGGTACAGAAGCACGTCGGCCCAGGCGGTTTCATGTTGTTCGGTTCGCTGAATCACGGCGGGTGGATCGCCAAAACCGGCATCCACCGAAAGGTGCTGCGTCTCATCATCGGAAATCCGTTGATAGCGATCACCATGATTCGCCACGACGTGACCGCGGGGCTGTTCGCGCCGGTCGAACTCCTGCTGACCGACGAGGAGAACGGCAGCGCACTGACCTACGTCGTGCCGTCGTCCCTCATGGTCGTCGAACCCAATCCACCGTTGCTCGCCGCCGCGCAGGAACTCGACGTCAAGCTCGCCGCACTCGCCGCGAAGGTCACTGGGGCCTAATCAAGGAGGACTAACCGAGCTTCGCGATGTCCACCGCCAACTGGTCCAGCCGTCGAAGCGTCTCGTCGCGCGGCTCCGTCGGAAGTTCCACCACGACCCGCTCGACGCCGAGAGATGCGTAGCCGGCGAAGGAATCCACCGACTGCGAGCCGAGCTGACTGACCGTCACCGGCACGTCCTGGCCCGTGACGGCACGCAGCTCCTCGAGTTGCCCGGCGAGCACGTCCGGAGACGGGGCGATCGCCATCCAGCCGGCCTGCAGTCGCGCGATGCGCCGAAACGCCGCCGGTCCCCCGCCACCGATGTACAGCGGCGGATACGGCTTCGTCACCGGCTTGGGCCAGCAGAAGATCGGGTCGAAATCGACGAATTCACCGTGGTATTCGGCTTCGTCCTGCGTCCAGATGTTGATCATCGCATCCAGCCGCTCGTCGGCCACCCGGCCGCGCACGGCGGGATCGACTCCGTGATTCGCGATTTCCTGACGGTTCCAGCCAACCCCTACGCCGAAGACGAACCGGCCCGCCGAAACGAGGTCGAGCGACGCGACCTCCTTGGCGGTGATGATCGGATCACGCTGCGGGATCAGGGCGATACACGTACCGAGCAACAGCGTCTCGGTCGCACCCGCGGCGGCCGTCAAGACGATGAACGGATCCAGGGTGCGGTAGTACTTCGGCGGTATCGGGCCACCCGCCGGATACGGGCTCGGGTTCTTGACCGGGATGTGCGTGTGTTCGGCCAGGAACAGCGACTCGATGCCCCGCTCCTCGACAGCTGCTCCGAGGTCGGCAGCGCCGATTCCTTGGTCGGTCACGAACGTCAAGACCCCAACCCGCATGTCGCTCCCTTGTCTGCCGCAGAACGGCGCCAGTTTAGGGCGACGGTGGACGCGGATTGGGTAGTTTGGCGCTACCCGGAGGTGGCGTGAGAGCCCAGGTGTCGCACGCGATCGCCAGCATCGCGTAGGTGCCGACGACGAAGATGAGCTCCATCGCCTGGGGTGTGCCGAACTCGTCGACAAGGCGTTCCCAGGTCCGCGGCGCGGCGCGCCCGTCGGCGAGCAGTTCGTCGGTTGCCTCGAGCACCAACCGGTCCGGACCCTCGAACCCGTCGTTGCCCTGAGCAAGACGCGCGATGTCCGCCTCGGACAGACCTCCGGCGATCGCGACTCTGACGTGCTCGCCCCAAAAGAACGCCGATCGCCGGGTATGGGCCAACCGGAGGATCGCGAGCTCACGCAGGCGCAGCGGCAGCTCCCCGCGTTGCAGCAGAAACGCGTTGTAGGCCAGGAACTCCCGGGCCATCGCCGGATGGCGGACCAGCACCCCGAGGATGTCGAACTTCAACGGGTCACGGGCGCTGCCGGAGCCGGCACGCGGTACGTCGTCACCCGGTATCCCGAACAACGCGCCGACGGCCGCGTACTCGTCGTCACCCCACTCGTCCGCGCTAAGCGGGCGCAGCAGCGTCATGTCTCTCCGTCCAGTCCGTGCAACTCGGCCAACGCGTGGATCTGTTCGAGGTAGTGCCCGCACGACCTGTGCACGAAGTGGGCGAAGACGGTCGTCGTGCCGGCGGCGGCCATCTTCTCCAGTGTCGCCTCGACCGCCGCGGGATTTCCCACCGGATCCAGCGGCCTCTCCGGCGGTAGGACCACTTCGAAGCCGGGCGGGACATCGCGGTCCTTCAGCCACTCGGCGGCGGTGTCGATCGGCACGGCGAACGGGCTCCACCCGTCGGCGAGCGTGAGCGCCCGTCGCAGCGACCGTTTCGTGCGGCCGCCGACCCAGATCGGCATATGTGGTTGTAGCGCACAGGGATCGACGGTTAGACCACTGAACGAGTAGAAATCGCCGTCGTATGCGGGTTCTTTCGTCGGCAGCGCAGCGCGCAGCGCCCGCAGGGCATCGTCGCCGCGCGCCCCGCGGTCCTCGAACGGTGCACCGAGCAGATCGAACTCCTCGCGCAGCGATCCGACACCTACGCCGAGGATCACCCGCCCCTTGCTGACATGATCCAGTGTGCCGTAACGCTTTACGACAGCCAGCGGATGGTGATACCCGAGCACCAGCGTCATGGTCGCCAGTCTGATCCGCTCGGTGCGAGCCGCGATGTAGCCGAACGTGGCCAGCGGATCCCAGTAGCGTGCGCCGCGCCGGCCGGCCTCCGACGAGGGGATGCCGATGTGTTCGCTGCACGTCAGGTGGTAGTACCCGAGCCGATCCGCCGCCTCGGCGACCCGACCGATGTCCTCGATCGTGGCGTCGCGCTCCCACGTCAGGGCCGCACCGCCGACATTGGTGACCACCGGCGTCGCAATGCCGATCTTCACTGCAAAGGCTCTTCTCCCGCGAGGATCGTGCGGTGCATGAGGCGTCCGCTGTCGGCGGGATACTCCAGCACCCGGTGCATCGTGCCGGTGTTGTCCCACATCAGCAGGTCGCCGGGAACCCACTCGTGGCGGTAGACGTACTGCGGCTGGGTCGCCCAGTCACGCAGCCTTGCCAGTAGCGCGCGGCTTTCCTCCACCGGCATACCGATCACGTAATCCGCTGTCGCGCCGAGCAGAAGGGACTTGCGGCCCGATCGATGCGTCCACACGAGCGGACAGGATTTCGTCGGCGACTTCTGCCAGAACGTTATTTCCTCGTAGCTCATCTCGGGACGAACGTAGTACTGCGATCGCTCGG
The nucleotide sequence above comes from Mycolicibacterium moriokaense. Encoded proteins:
- a CDS encoding TIGR03619 family F420-dependent LLM class oxidoreductase encodes the protein MKIGIATPVVTNVGGAALTWERDATIEDIGRVAEAADRLGYYHLTCSEHIGIPSSEAGRRGARYWDPLATFGYIAARTERIRLATMTLVLGYHHPLAVVKRYGTLDHVSKGRVILGVGVGSLREEFDLLGAPFEDRGARGDDALRALRAALPTKEPAYDGDFYSFSGLTVDPCALQPHMPIWVGGRTKRSLRRALTLADGWSPFAVPIDTAAEWLKDRDVPPGFEVVLPPERPLDPVGNPAAVEATLEKMAAAGTTTVFAHFVHRSCGHYLEQIHALAELHGLDGET
- a CDS encoding LLM class F420-dependent oxidoreductase — encoded protein: MRVGVLTFVTDQGIGAADLGAAVEERGIESLFLAEHTHIPVKNPSPYPAGGPIPPKYYRTLDPFIVLTAAAGATETLLLGTCIALIPQRDPIITAKEVASLDLVSAGRFVFGVGVGWNRQEIANHGVDPAVRGRVADERLDAMINIWTQDEAEYHGEFVDFDPIFCWPKPVTKPYPPLYIGGGGPAAFRRIARLQAGWMAIAPSPDVLAGQLEELRAVTGQDVPVTVSQLGSQSVDSFAGYASLGVERVVVELPTEPRDETLRRLDQLAVDIAKLG
- a CDS encoding DUF302 domain-containing protein, yielding MSASEPQATPFDGVRLRFDSTKSYDNLVEAVLADVGHEPVPIDDIGQRFASWESYEHEVQKHVGPGGFMLFGSLNHGGWIAKTGIHRKVLRLIIGNPLIAITMIRHDVTAGLFAPVELLLTDEENGSALTYVVPSSLMVVEPNPPLLAAAQELDVKLAALAAKVTGA
- a CDS encoding nitrilase-related carbon-nitrogen hydrolase; its protein translation is MTVVKAAAVQLSPVLYSREGTVQKVVAKIAELGDQGVQFATFPEAIVPYYPYFTFLQPPFELAPQHLRLLDQAVTIPSVSTDAIADAARSAGVVVSIGVNERDGGTLYNTQLLFDADGALLQRRRKLTPTYHEKILWGQGDASGLRAVDSAVGRIGQLACWEHYHPLFRYALIADGEQIHSSMFPGSFGGPIFADQTEIAVRNHALESGSFVVNATGWLDADQRAQIVADTGGPVGPISAGSFTAIVSPLGELLTEPLVSGEGEVIADLDFSLIDQRKSKMDARGHYGRPELLSLMINRSPAPYTHDINIEEDDHVRI
- a CDS encoding carboxymuconolactone decarboxylase family protein, which produces MTLLRPLSADEWGDDEYAAVGALFGIPGDDVPRAGSGSARDPLKFDILGVLVRHPAMAREFLAYNAFLLQRGELPLRLRELAILRLAHTRRSAFFWGEHVRVAIAGGLSEADIARLAQGNDGFEGPDRLVLEATDELLADGRAAPRTWERLVDEFGTPQAMELIFVVGTYAMLAIACDTWALTPPPGSAKLPNPRPPSP